Within the Microbacterium terricola genome, the region CCTTCTGGACCAGGCTCGGCAACGCCTTCGCGATGTTCCGCAACCGGAAGTCGATCGCCGGCCTGATGATCCTCGGCTTCTTCGTGCTCGTCGCGATCTTCGCCGACGTGCTCGCGCCGTACTCGCCGACCAAGGTCGACAACACCGCGCGGTTCCAGCCGCCGTCGGCCGCGCACTGGCTGGGCACGACGCACATCGGCGAGGACGTGCTGAGCCAGGTCATCCACGGGACGCGCGGCGTCATCGTGGTCGGCTTCCTCGCCGCGTTCATCGCGACGATCATCGCGATCGTCATCGGCGTGAGCTCGGGCTATCTGCGCGGGTGGCGGAGCGAGGCCCTCTCGGCGGTCACCAACGTGTTCCTGGTGATCCCCGGCATCCCGCTCATCATCATCGTGTCCACGATGTTCGAGGATCCGCCGCTGATCCTGATCGCAGCGGTGCTCGGCATCATCGGCTGGGCGTGGGGTGCCCGCGTGCTGCGCGCGCAGACGATGTCTCTGCGCAGCCGCGACTTCGTCCTGGCCGCACGCGCCAACGGCGAACCGCTGCGTCGCATCATCACCGTCGAGATGCTCCCCAACCTCATGGCGCTCATCGCCGCGAGCTTCGTGGGGACGGTCACGGCCGCCATCATCGCCCTCACCACGCTGTCGTACATCGGCGTCATCCCGGTCACGACCTACAACTGGGGCACGATCCTCAACTGGGCGAGCGCGCAGGGCGCCTTCCGGCTGGGTCAGTGGTGGTGGTTCATGCCTCCCGGCCTGTGCATCGCCGCGATCGGCGTCGCCCTCTCCCTCATCAACTTCGGCATCGACGAGTACGTCAACCCCCGCCTGCGCTCCGCCGGCGAGCGCGCTCGCGCCCTG harbors:
- a CDS encoding ABC transporter permease, translating into MDTIANDTTAQLPANTPATATLRTPSPAAKDLRKRPTFWTRLGNAFAMFRNRKSIAGLMILGFFVLVAIFADVLAPYSPTKVDNTARFQPPSAAHWLGTTHIGEDVLSQVIHGTRGVIVVGFLAAFIATIIAIVIGVSSGYLRGWRSEALSAVTNVFLVIPGIPLIIIVSTMFEDPPLILIAAVLGIIGWAWGARVLRAQTMSLRSRDFVLAARANGEPLRRIITVEMLPNLMALIAASFVGTVTAAIIALTTLSYIGVIPVTTYNWGTILNWASAQGAFRLGQWWWFMPPGLCIAAIGVALSLINFGIDEYVNPRLRSAGERARALKKKGMNVNDTVTAVRTVPAASPQENQ